A part of Rhipicephalus microplus isolate Deutch F79 chromosome 8, USDA_Rmic, whole genome shotgun sequence genomic DNA contains:
- the LOC142768715 gene encoding uncharacterized protein LOC142768715 produces the protein MKTSSTAIFCVISMCAVVVTVGQAHPAVIVGGGSYGCNCPALNVLAARQCCTTVGSCCLRAGMGFGAYGGHLGGHLGGVGFGAGYPVASYGSLGLGMRRPLLMPPRLAHGGVQLNIGAGLG, from the exons ATGAAGACCTCGAGCACTGCAATCTTCTGTGTTATATCAATGTGCGCCGTTGTCGTGACGGTCGGTCAAGCCCATCCTGCTGTCATTGTCGGTGGAGGATCGTACGGATGCAACTGCCCTGCATTAAACGTGCTGGCTGCAAG GCAATGCTGCACCACGGTGGGCAGTTGCTGTCTCAGGGCAGGAATGGGCTTTGGTGCTTACGGCGGCCATCTTGGAGGCCACCTTGGTGGCGTCGGATTCGGTGCAGGATACCCGGTTGCCTCTTATGGTTCCCTTGGACTGGGCATGCGAAGACCACTGCTCATGCCGCCTCGATTGGCTCACGGTGGCGTACAGCTTAATATTGGCGCTGGACTGGGATGA